In the Oryzias latipes chromosome 9, ASM223467v1 genome, one interval contains:
- the arsk gene encoding arylsulfatase K codes for MEKMFLVTFTFFFSNFAQSICLNVSRPNIVMVMSDAFDGRLSFDPGSKVVQLPYINYLRQLGSTFLNSYTNSPICCPSRAAMWSGQFVHLTQSWNNYKCLEANATTWMDLLEENGYLTKMMGKLDFTSGSHSVSNRVEAWTRDVPFLLTQEGRPVSQLVGNMSTIKVMKKDWQNTDQASQWIRHRAAFSNQPFALYLGLNLPHPYKTESLGPTAGGSTFRSSPYWLSKVSHELVSVPKWLPMAAMHPVDYYSTLTKNCSGDFTEEEIKSIRAFYYAMCAEADAMLGEVISALRESKLLSNTVVIFTADHGELAMEHRQFYKMSMFEGSSHVPLLVMGPGLMSDLQVNQPVSLVDLYPTVLEIADISALSHLSGYSLLPLISKSRGISKKQHPGWVLSEYHGCNVNASTYMLRSGQWKYIVYSDGISLPPQLFDLSLDKDELHNVVHKFPDVQSRLESLLRSIVDYPQVSSTVHLYNKKAFGKWRWGLGKNYSHVIAGLRWHVDWQKDVLAHEKAIETWLNGTL; via the exons atggagaaaatgtttttggtgactttcacttttttcttctcaaatttTGCTCAGAGTATTTGCCTAAATGTTTCCAGACCCAACATCGTCATGGTAATGAGTGATGCTTTT GATGGGCGATTGTCTTTTGATCCTGGAAGCAAAGTCGTGCAGCTGCCTTACATCAACTACCTCAGACAGCTGGGCTCCACCTTTCTGAATTCTTACACCAACTCCCCCATCTGCTGCCCCTCCAGAGCAG CCATGTGGAGCGGTCAGTTTGTTCACCTCACACAGTCATGGAACAACTACAAGTGTTTAGAGGCTAACGCCACCACATGGATGGATTTACTGGAAGAGAATGGATACCTCACTAAAATGATGGGAAAGTTGGACTTTACATCAGGGAGTCACTCTGTCAG TAACCGGGTTGAGGCGTGGACACGAGATGTCCCGTTCCTGTTGACCCAGGAGGGTCGGCCTGTTTCTCAGCTCGTGGGGAACATGTCCACCATAAAGGTGATGAAGAAGGACTGGCAAAACACAGATCAGGCGTCACAGTGGATCCGTCACAGAGCCGCCTTCTCAAATCAGCCTTTTGCTCTTTATCTCGGCCTCAATTTACCTCATCCATATAAAACGGAATCCCTGGGACCTACTGCTGGTGGATCCACCTTCCGTAGCTCACCATACTGGCTCTCAAAG GTGTCACACGAGCTTGTCTCTGTGCCTAAATGGCTGCCGATGGCTGCCATGCACCCTGTCGATTACTACTCAACCCTCACCAAAAACTGCAGCGGGGATTTTACTGAGGAGGAAATCAAAAGCATCCGCGCCTTCTACTATGCCATGTGTGCAGAAGCAGATGCCATGCTGG GGGAGGTGATTTCAGCCCTGAGAGAGTCCAAGCTGCTTAGCAACACAGTTGTGATCTTCACCGCTGACCACGGAGAACTAGCTATGGAACACAGGCAGTTCTACAAGATGTCAATGTTTGAAGGCAGTTCCCATGTCCCTCTGCTCGTCATGGGGCCTGGATTGATGTCAGACCTGCAGGTCAATCAGCCCGTCTCTTTGGTTGACCTCTATCCCACTGTGCTGG AAATTGCTGATATTTCAGCATTAAGCCATCTGAGCGGCTACTCCCTTCTGCCTTTAATATCCAAGTCCAGAGGTATTTCAAAGAAGCAGCATCCAGGCTGGGTTTTAAGTGAATACCACGGTTGTAATGTGAACGCCTCTACATACATGCTTAGAAGTGGTCAGTGGAAATACATTGTCTATTCAGATGGGATCAGTCTCCCACCACAACTTTTTG ACCTTTCGCTGGACAAGGATGAGCTTCACAATGTGGTTCATAAATTCCCAGATGTGCAGTCGCGTCTGGAGAGTTTACTACGCAGCATTGTTGACTATCCGCAAGTCTCTTCAACGGTCCATTTGtacaataaaaaagcatttggtAAATGGCGATGGGGTTTGGGAAAAAACTACAGCCATGTTATTGCTGGACTTAGGTGGCATGTGGACTGGCAAAAAGATGTGTTAGCTCATGAGAAAGCTATTGAAACATGGTTAAATGGCAccttatga
- the LOC101169368 gene encoding uncharacterized protein LOC101169368, with protein sequence MSLQFFGWEVTYDDDSPGMKLGANQDPKNQRVYTMYHGTTVAFARSIVTSGFVPSTKGMLGPGVYVSRDKKKAERYPLQENPLNRVVLELEVRVGRVKRIDKDDHPMQYTWHSNGYDTAWVPPNCGMKAVKSGLEEDCIFDPKRIKVVGIVMAPKSAENELKKLVANSPSSGGPGVDACSLCKRKEDQSSPHIIQQCWGCGGNICPLMTKHFCSFSN encoded by the coding sequence ATGTCATTGCAATTCTTTGGCTGGGAGGTCACTTATGATGATGATTCTCCTGGTATGAAATTAGGGGCCAATCAGGATCCTAAAAACCAGAGGGTTTACACCATGTACCATGGTACGACTGTAGCCTTTGCACGTTCCATTGTTACCAGCGGTTTTGTACCGTCAACAAAAGGAATGCTGGGGCCAGGGGTGTACGTCAGCCGTGATAAGAAAAAGGCAGAACGTTATCCTCTACAGGAGAACCCTTTAAACCGTGTGGTCCTGGAGTTGGAGGTGCGTGTCGGCCGGGTCAAGCGCATTGATAAGGACGACCATCCGATGCAGTACACCTGGCATTCAAATGGCTACGACACTGCCTGGGTACCTCCCAACTGTGGCATGAAGGCTGTGAAGAGCGGCCTGGAGGAGGACTGCATTTTTGACCCGAAAAGGATAAAGGTTGTGGGCATCGTAATGGCCCCAAAATCAGCAGAGAATGAACTTAAAAAGCTTGTTGCCAACAGTCCCAGTAGCGGTGGCCCTGGTGTGGATGCATGCTCACTGTGCAAAAGAAAGGAGGATCAGAGCTCTCCACACATCATACAACAATGCTGGGGATGTGGGGGAAATATCTGCCCTCTGATGACAAagcatttctgttctttttccaaTTAA
- the ttc37 gene encoding tetratricopeptide repeat protein 37: MLHSGYLANTHTTVIYEMSSKEVKAALKSARDAIKNKEFKEALKHCKTVLKLEKSNYNAWVFIGLAACELEQTDQSLTAYKKAIELDPEQLLAWQGLANLYEKTDQWDFKVELPNVYQKLVELYSSSDKNKCYDMIKKLSDIYQSDREQIKLAKVWQQLIQLKEEDGVEKKELVKLLKDMIQLLSESLNETEQDNGTHQHLIAAFEKAMALVEPVPGEEHKKISADYLKCLSKLPCEEAKIKEACESVLSLYPNHSYPLEVLCGHYLKTGNMDENAVSCFSRLQDLAPNSGLSHLGLGTKSLQEGRYNDAINNLTKGLKRMSLSTGWCSLAEAQFKTHRYSDCAVSCSQGLKACEDEKLRSKLLSLKLQALVKSGEERATDEALDTFSQIPEAEQDPSMLALKGYAYLNKGQIDRALQVSSELLDSNPDLVEGLALRALAYLAEGQQQLAEESLLKAVSHSPNTGEYYFLLGKLYWEMGPETRKDRSKAHTHFLKAAKFDPHLGCAFRYLGHYYREVAGDRGRAQGCYKKAFELNGDDNESGAASVDLSIEQGDMETALRILQSVTEKATPGSAKWAWMRRGLYYLKVEEHQQAVADLQAALRADPEDWVCWECLGEAYLKRRSFTAALKAFGRAHQLQPSSIYSVYQAAAIKQTLGKFKEAAAEYLLITTKQDYVPALKGLGECQLSLAKSLMEDCRDGGAIDLIEKAIQNLFRAVQLRPDLSCLWKLLGDASTAVSIVSPNRAQVLVPASLAGLDSSSQANRLNQVQMLKVGERCYARALKLMPEAPSLWYDLGLNYYRQAASQSALTEENQNSPSQDLEKAHQCLKKSIMMDSGNYSYWNALGVVSMNKGLENFALAQHCFIKSIQAEPNNVVAWTNLGTLYLKKENIELAHEAFKIAQSLEPLYVNCWIGQALIAEGVGSYDTMDLFRHTTELSTHMEGVKGYAYWVCSTMLDKSNRNTELYRYNIVQMNAISAAQVALSKYTERIQSDPEAFTMLGYLNEHLHLNRQALQAYQRAVELLQSTPSSEELAFSLGNYGRALCNLGQLEEAVRAYNSTPLQDLSDLVGLALAYCRSGLLQESIATYERALAVASSEKEKAYLLTALALLQHRHGNLDSAKTLLFKCSMLKEPISESLLCLCALGLVHSDATLAAAALAELLKQDSTSEGVVQQQCLLTCALLALRGSYVAVQREASRAVHRNPGNPSLWALLSRVVPQFYPRKANGGAVAGYVACLSSMTQGKRALLYSGLNQLATGRHSGEDKYKNALKTIQRAVLLCPDDPAAWAALMAACHTENTSCYLSGSAPCRQSLEHTLMSVVSMKVQNVEEIERPLAQSLEGWVLQQAVTGLMMEGQLDQAEALCTQVLSVSPEHPAVLLSLRQVQCQRLLLASPEPVLPEVVLEQLNKAVLMNPTNLGAWHWLADVYRSQGLLVQAVMAYRQSLQLASQLGVHSYQVASLLRLALLALGPCMVDVTGNDWKDLVMEATTEVLKLGSFPVAHLFQALLQFVDKMNSRETRRLLERLVYTSSQDFPVTVAQVASWYLLRHLHAKHDQELIDVLLQHAKKKDDQRLLVFHSLLNGS, from the exons ATGCTACACAGTGGTTATctggctaacacacacaccactGTCATCTATGAA aTGTCGAGTAAAGAAGTGAAAGCTGCACTGAAAAGTGCCAGAGACGccatcaaaaacaaagaattcaaAGAGGCCTTAAAGCATTGCAAG ACTGTCTTGAAACTTGAAAAAAGTAATTACAATGCGTGGGTATTCATCGGCCTGGCCGCCTGTGAGCTGGAGCAAACGGATCAGTCCCTGACTGCTTATAAGAAAGCAATAGAACTGGATCCAGAGCAGCTGCTGGCCTGGCAG GGCTTAGCAAATCTTTATGAAAAGACGGATCAGTGGGATTTCAAAGTGGAGCTGCCTAATGTGTACCAGAAGCTTGTAGAACTGTATTCAAG ttcagataaaaacaaatgttatgaCATGATCAAAAAGCTGTCCGATATTTATCAGTCTGACAGAGAACAAATAAAg TTGGCAAAGGTTTGGCAGCAGCTAATTCAGCTAAAGGAGGAAGACGGGGTGGAGAAGAAAGAGCTGGTGAAGCTGTTGAAAGACATGATCCAACTCCTTTCAGAAAGTCTGAATGAGACGGAGCAGGACAATGGAACTCACCAGCAT TTAATTGCAGCATTTGAGAAAGCCATGGCTCTCGTTGAACCTGTGCCAGGAGAGGAGCACAAGAAGATATCAGCTGATTATCTTAAATGTCTTTCCAAG cTGCCGTGCGAAgaagccaaaataaaagaagcgtGTGAGTCTGTGCTCTCCCTGTATCCCAACCACAGCTATCCCCTTGAGGTCCTTTGCGGTCACTACCTCAAAACAG gtaATATGGATGAGAATGCAGTCAGTTGTTTCTCAAGGCTCCAGGATTTAGCCCCCAACAGTGGTTTAAGTCACTTGGGTTTGGGTACTAAATCACTCCAAGAGGGAAGGTACAATGATGCCATAAACAATCTaacaaaag GTCTAAAGCGAATGAGCTTATCAACAGGATGGTGTAGCCTGGCAGAGGCTCAGTTTAAAACACACAGATACTCCGATTGTGCCGTGTCATGCTCCCAGG GTTTGAAAGCTTGTGAGGATGAAAAGCTGAGGAGCAAACTTCTCAGTCTGAAGTTGCAAGCTTTAGTGAAAAGTGGAGAAGAACGTGCAACAGATGAGGCTCTAGACACATTTTCACag ATTCCAGAGGCTGAACAGGACCCGTCAATGCTAGCCCTTAAAGGATACGCATACCTTAACAAAGGACAGATTGACAGAGCCCTCCAG GTGTCATCGGAGCTGCTGGATTCCAATCCAGACCTGGTTGAAGGATTAGCACTGAGGGCTCTCGCATACTTAGCTGAAGGTCAGCAGCAGTTAGCAGAGGAAAG tTTGCTAAAGGCTGTGAGCCATAGTCCAAACACTGGAGAATATTATTTCCTGCTTGGAAAACTCTACTGGGAAATGGGGCCAGAGACTCGCAAAGACAGAAGCAAAGCCCACACAcactttttaaag GCTGCAAAGTTTGACCCACACCTTGGCTGTGCCTTTCGCTATCTTGGCCATTATTACCGGGAGGTGGCCGGTGACCGCGGCCGTGCTCAGGGCTGCTATAAGAAGGCCTTTGAGTTGAACGGTGACGATAATGAGTCGGGAGCTGCATCAGTGGACCTCAGTATAGAGCAAGGAGACATG GAGACTGCCTTAAGGATTCTTCAGTCTGTGACTGAGAAAGCCACTCCAGGTTCAGCTAAATGGGCCTGGATGAGGCGCGGCCTGTACTACCTGAAAGTTGAAGAACATCAACAGGCTGTAGCTGA TTTGCAGGCAGCTTTAAGAGCAGACCCTGAGGACTGGGTTTGCTGGGAGTGTTTAGGTGAGGCATATTTGAAGAGGCGGAGCTTCACGGCAGCTCTCAAGGCCTTCGGCAGAGCTCATCAGCTTCAGCCGTCCTCCATCTACAGTGTCTACCAAGCAGCTGCTATCAAACAGACTCTGGGGAAGTTTAAGGAGGCTGCTGCGGAGTATTTGCTAATCACAACCAAGCAGGACTATGTTCCAGCTCTTAAAG GCCTTGGTGAGTGTCAGCTGTCTCTTGCAAAAAGTTTAATGGAGGACTGCAGAGATGGTGGAGCAATTGATCTCATCGAGAAAGCCATTCAAAACCTTTTCAG GGCTGTACAACTGCGACCAGATCTGTCTTGTTTGTGGAAGCTACTGGGAGACGCTAGTACTGCAGTCAGCATTGTTTCTCCAAACCGAGCCCAGGTTTTGGTGCCAGCCTCACTAGCAGGTTTAGACTCCAGCTCCCAGGCTAACAGGCTGAACCAGGTCCAGATGCTTAAAGTTGGTGAGCG ATGTTATGCTCGTGCTTTAAAGCTAATGCCTGAAGCTCCCAGCCTTTGGTACGATCTTGGACTTAACTATTACCGTCAGGCTGCTAGCCAATCTGCTCTCACAGAGGAAAACCAGAACTCTCCATCTCAGGACTTGGAGAAAGCCCATCAG TGTTTGAAAAAGTCAATCATGATGGACAGTGGAAACTATAGCTACTGGAATGCACTGGGAGTGGTTTCAATGAACAAAG GTCTGGAGAACTTTGCTTTGGCTCAGCATTGTTTCATCAAGTCCATCCAAGCTGAACCAAAC AATGTTGTTGCTTGGACAAACCTTGGCACCCTGTACTTGAAGAAGGAAAACATAGAG CTTGCACATGAAGCCTTCAAGattgctcagtccttagaaccCCTATATGTCAACTGCTGGATTGGACAG GCGCTGATAGCAGAAGGTGTGGGAAGCTACGACACCATGGATCTTTTCAGGCACACCACCGAACTCAGCACTCAT ATGGAGGGAGTGAAGGGTTATGCCTACTGGGTTTGCTCCACCATGCTGGATAAGAGCAATAGGAACACTGAGCTTTACCGCTACAATATTGTGCAAATGAATGCAATCTCTGCTGCTCAGGTGGCTCTCAGCAAATACACAG AGAGAATCCAGTCTGACCCCGAAGCTTTTACTATGCTGGGCTACCTTAATGAGCATCTGCATCTGAACAGGCAGGCCCTACAGGCTTATCAAAG AGCGGTTGAATTGCTTCAGTCCACGCCGTCCTCAGAGGAACTGGCTTTTTCTCTTGGCAATTATGGCCGTGCTTTGTG CAACTTAGGTCAATTGGAGGAGGCCGTACGTGCTTACAATTCCACTCCACTGCAGGATCTCAGCGACCTGGTTGGGCTTGCTTTGGCCTACTGCAGGTCAGGACTCCTCCAGGAAAGCATCGCAA CATATGAGCGTGCCTTGGCTGTGGCTTCCAGTGAGAAAGAGAAGGCTTACTTATTGACGGCTCTGGCACTACTGCAGCATCGGCACGGCAACCTGGACTCTGCCAAGACTCTGCTGTTCAAATG CTCGATGTTAAAGGAGCCAATCTCCGAGTCTTTGCTGTGCTTGTGCGCCCTGGGACTGGTCCATAGTGATGCTACGTTAGCTGCTGCTGCCCTGGCTGAGCTTCTGAAGCAGGATTCCACCTCGGAAGGGGTTGTGCAGCAGCAGTGTCTGCTCACCTGCGCCCTGCTAGCCCTGCGGGGCAGTTATGTTGCAGTCCAAAGAGAGGCCTCCAGAGCTGTTCACAG AAATCCAGGAAACCCATCTTTGTGGGCCCTTCTGTCCAGAGTGGTACCACAGTTCTACCCTAGAAAGGCAAAT GGTGGGGCTGTAGCTGGTTATGTTGCCTGTCTCTCCAGTATGACTCAAGGAAAG AGGGCGCTGTTGTACAGCGGACTGAACCAGCTGGCTACTGGCAGACACTCTGGAGAGGACAAGTATAAGAATGCTCTGAAGACAATACAGAGAGCTGTGCTGCTCTGCCCag ATGATCCAGCCGCATGGGCCGCATTAATGGCTGCATGTCATACAGAAAACACTTCCTGTTATCTTTCTGGGTCTGCCCCTTGCAGACAGTCACTGGAACACACTCTCATGTCAGTGGTTTCTATGAAAG TGCAAAATGTGGAGGAGATTGAGCGCCCCTTAGCTCAGTCTTTGGAAGGCTGGGTACTACAACAGGCTGTGACAGGCCTCATGATGGAGGGGCAGCTGGATCAGGCAGAAGCCCTCTGCACACAG GTTCTCAGTGTGTCCCCTGAACACCCAGCAGTGTTGCTGTCCCTCAGACAGGTGCAGTGTCAGCGACTGCTTTTGGCCAGTCCTGAGCCTGTGCTTCCAGAGGTTGTGCTGGAGCAACTTAACAAAGCTGTTCTAATGAACCCCACTAACCTTGGAGCATGGCAC TGGTTGGCAGATGTGTATCGAAGTCAGGGGCTCCTGGTTCAGGCAGTGATGGCTTACAGGCAGAGCCTTCAGCTTGCTTCACAGCTCGGTGTGCACAGCTACCAGGTAGCCAGTCTGCTCCGATTAGCTCTGCTAGCTCTAGGGCCCTGTATG GTGGATGTCACAGGAAATGACTGGAAAGACCTGGTGATGGAAGCCACCACTGAGGTCCTCAAACTGGGGTCATTCCCTGTGGCCCACCTTTTCCAAGCCCTGCTCCAGTTTGTGGACAAGATGAATTCGAG GGAAACGAGACGGTTGCTGGAGCGTCTGGTCTACACTTCATCCCAAGACTTCCCGGTGACAGTGGCGCAGGTGGCTAGTTGGTACCTGCTCAGACACTTGCATGCCAAACATGACCAGGAACTCATCGAT GTGCTTTTGCaacatgccaaaaaaaaagacgacCAGAGGCTGCTGGTGTTTCATTCATTACTTAACGGGTCCTAA